A window from Betta splendens chromosome 1, fBetSpl5.4, whole genome shotgun sequence encodes these proteins:
- the LOC114854259 gene encoding uncharacterized protein LOC114854259 — MDKQLIEVASLGRTFTLGMLYNRCDESLCTGFSLWDHDQLQKNIGERPQYNSQFEIIASESKEDKSSALNVDASLELNVLLGLIKAEGSAKYLVDCKKSKNQARVTLKYEVTTKFQQLSMDHLGPKNVKYWDIITKSNATHVVTGILYGARAFFVFDREVSENEDYSEIQGNLTSMINLLVASLKCDASLGIKGQDISADDKFSCKFIGDFALEKNPVTYQDAVQVYRSLPQLLGPSKENVVPLKVWLLPLTYFDASFSKVIPDISTELVHKVKCVLEDLTDLEVRCNDALNTNIAQQFPEINQNLQTFKRCCCDFKKDFLQAMAEKYTTSQRGDAAEYEEIFTKFDTKELTKWLDWEEKEIYFLKSLINMENIKNVFSEQELDVEALNADHAICFAFTSLLTDDLEQILKAATPQDPDLDRGSAFSSALRVLGSTAKLFADFAEANKTNNQMRFLTAGLAGERKGARIQLYRDGRLVNEDFKPPSKPETLTEGGVSHNSVTLSIGPSQSGTESIIRYSVEHSVSGENMWTSMRADAGEVTVSGLTPNTEYIFRCRAVTSVGVGPARETGGSIKTLTFEKFVVSPVVPVLRSEPGSENPLKTVKPDDKLCPQCSGARTKKTITVDACTTCDLPQESLRLLEDFTKLELRCSEAMKSVAAQQFSEISKNLKMLIDLCSKFKLDVYHTLKKTEFSDVIHSLSEWMEYQEKEIQTLMFITKDLNNMRSVRSENDVKLEAQTTKTVACFMSTLDGRFGSYLSRVSRCLNDEARGDVPPLLSSEDKEPWFYSQEHLDSMSLKAKLFSDFAEANKDNEDMKFLTLGLVGATKGARIHLYRDGRLVNEDFKPPSKPETVTGSDLSHNSVTLSIGPVQSGTESIIRYSVESLVGGRDEWKVITCDETEPVVTVRGLTPNTEYWFRCRAVTSAGVGPAREFSQSIKTLPSSPPGNLQAKAAGTQIEVTWEKPTEVGHNVQILNYVIEFTKTESSGALHWKHTVSTSETGLISGLQPHTEYSVRVRCDCGGTGRSKRSNPVNVCTTRSLTELLISSCQCVRSAPPSVYQLPLTEEPNTAGHRMYSLGTGTQKSNRTMMLLGATGTGKSTLINTMINYILGVERSDDFRFTLIKEEQTSEVTVYKLHHQEGFKIPFSLTVVDTPGFVTKEGDKLLRQQLRRLFASDNGVCEIDAVCVVAASQKDACNSLFSIFGKDVLENIRVLVTFADGKRSSVVETINSVCVPCQQGETNKPTDHFKFNSSALFECKCSGSEPVEEDDSINEVFWSINVKNWKRFFADLGQMTTKTLVLTEEVLQLREELEDAVDKLQTLKQGSIKQECETELTRAQNLEVGVFLGGGFLTHLQCHFVDMGQCFSQGSDRGPRPEHVSHDMGGEQAAAEPNERFLLSGRKTIRVLLKKKFKARPVQDEMRSLMEMIQRCLNRLAEIALKPLPRSISEYIHTLIEREQCEARPGWIGRVHALEVLLAQVRREELQSPQSTSQK, encoded by the exons ATGGACAAACAGCTAATAGAGGTGGCATCGCTTGGCCGAACATTCACCCTCGGCATGCTCTATAACCGCTGCGATGAGTCACTCTGCACAG GTTTTTCACTGTGGGACCACGACCAGCTGCAAAAGAATATTGGAGAGAGACCACAGTACAACAGCCAATTTGAGATCATTGCATCTGAGTCAAAAGAGGATAAATCATCAGCTTTAAATGTTGATGCATCTCTGGAGTTAAACGTGTTGCTTGGACTCATCAAGGCTGAGGGATCAGCTAAATATTTGGTGGATTGTAAGAAATCCAAGAATCAAGCCAGAGTTACACTAAAATATGAAGTTACTACAAAGTTCCAGCAACTGTCTATGGATCATCTTGGACCAAAAAACGTCAAGTACTGGGACATTATCACAAAAAGTAATGCGACACACGTAGTCACAGGCATTCTTTATGGGGCGCGAGCCTTCTTTGTCTTTGACCGCGAGGTGTCAGAAAATGAAGATTACTCAGAGATCCAGGGCAACTTGACATCTATGATTAACCTGCTCGTCGCTAGCTTAAAGTGTGATGCATCACTGGGAATAAAGGGACAGGACATTAGTGCTGATGACAAATTCTCCTGCAAATTCATTGGAGACTTTGCACTTGAGAAAAATCCTGTGACTTACCAGGACGCAGTACAAGTGTATCGAAGCCTGCCACAATTGCTGGGACCCAGTAAAGAAAATGTTGTACCATTGAAAGTGTGGCTGCTGCCACTGACATACTTTGATGCATCATTTTCTAAAGTCATTCCCGACATAAGCACAGAATTAGTGCACAAAGTAAAGTGTGTCCTGGAAGACTTGACCGACCTGGAAGTAAGGTGCAATGATGCCCTGAACACCAACATCGCCCAGCAGTTCCCAGAGATCAATCAAAACCTGCAGACTTTTAAACGCTGCTGTTGTGATTTCAAGAAGGATTTTCTACAAGCCATGGCAGAAAAATATACAACTAGCCAAAGAGGTGACGCAGCCGAATATGAAGAAATCTTTACTAAATTTGACACGAAAGAACTCACAAAGTGGCTGGATTGGGAAGAGAAGGAAATctactttttaaaatctttaattaacatggaaaacattaaaaacgtTTTCTCTGAACAAGAGCTTGATGTTGAAGCTCTAAATGCTGACCATGCCATTTGTTTTGCATTCACCTCACTTTTAACTGATGATTTAGAGCAAATACTAAAAGCAGCCACTCCGCAGGATCCTGACCTTGACAGAGGATCGGCGTTCTCATCAGCACTGCGAGTTCTGGGATCTACAGCCAAACTCTTTGCTGATTTTGCTGAAGCCAACAAGACCAACAACCAAATGAGGTTCCTCACAGCAGGCTTAGCCGGAGAAAGAAAGGGTGCGAGGATCCAGCTTTACAGAGATGGTCGTCTCGTCAATGAGGATTTTAAGCCACCATCAAAGCCTGAGACACTAACAGAAGGTGGTGTGAGTCACAACAGTGTGACACTGAGCATTGGTCCATCCCAGTCTGGAACAGAGAGCATCATACGCTACTCAGTGGAACACAGTGTTAGTGGAGAAAATATGTGGACTTCGATGAGAGCAGATGCTGGAGAAGTCACAGTGAGTGGACTGACTCCTAACACAGAGTACATATTCAGATGCAGAGCGGTGACCTCAGTAGGTGTTGGACCGGCCAGAGAAACAGGTGGCTCCATCAAAACCTTAACGTTCGAGAAGTTTGTTGTTTCACCGGTAGTGCCGGTTCTGCGTAGCGAACCAGGGAGTGAAAACCCCCTTAAAACAGTTAAACCGGATGACAAGCTGTGTCCTCAGTGTAGTGGAGCTAGAACAAAGAAAACCATCACGGTCGATGCTTGCACAACATGTGACCTCCCACAAGAGTCACTGCGTCTCCTGGAGGACTTCACTAAGCTTGAACTTAGGTGCAGTGAGGCCATGAAAAGCGTAGCAGCCCAGCAGTTCTCTGAGATCAGTAAAAACCTGAAAATGCTTATAGACCTGTGCTCTAAATTTAAGTTGGATGTTTATCATACCCTAAAAAAAACAGAGTTCTCTGATGTGATCCACAGTCTGAGTGAGTGGATGGAGTATCAAGAGAAAGAAATTCAAACCTTAATGTTCATCACCAAAGACTTAAACAATATGAGATCTGTCCGATCTGAGAATGATGTGAAGCTGGAAGCTCAGACTACAAAGACTGTTGCATGTTTTATGTCGACCTTGGACGGACGTTTTGGTTCATACCTGTCACGTGTCTCGCGATGCCTAAATGATGAAGCCAGAGGTGACGTTCCGCCACTGCTGTCTAGTGAAGATAAGGAACCCTGGTTCTATTCACAAGAGCACTTGGATTCAATGAGTCTTAAAGCAAAGCTCTTCAGTGATTTTGCTGAGGCCAACAAGGACAATGAAGACATGAAGTTTCTGACACTGGGTTTAGTGGGAGCCACTAAAGGTGCAAGGATCCATCTCTATAGAGATGGTCGTCTCGTCAATGAAGACTTTAAGCCACCATCAAAGCCTGAGACAGTAACAGGAAGTGATTTAAGTCACAACAGTGTGACACTGAGCATTGGTCCAGTCCAGTCTGGAACAGAGAGCATCATACGCTACTCAGTCGAGTCCCTCGTTGGTGGAAGAGATGAATGGAAAGTAATCACATGTGATGAAACAGAGCCAGTCGTCACAGTGAGAGGTCTGACTCCTAACACAGAGTACTGGTTCAGATGCAGAGCAGTGACCTCAGCCGGTGTTGGACCGGCCAGAGAATTCAGCCAATCCATTAAAACGTTACCGAGCAGCCCTCCTGGGAATCTGCAAGCTAAAGCAGCTGGAACACAAATCGAGGTGACCTGGGAGAAACCGACCGAGGTTGGCCACAACGTCCAGATTCTGAACTACGTCATAGAGTTCACCAAAACAGAGTCCAGTGGAGCTCTCCATTGGAAGCACACAGTGTCAACCTCAGAAACAGGTCTGATTTCAGGACTTCAGCCACACACTGAATACAGTGTCAGGGTCCGATGTGACTGTGGGGGAACTGGTCGGAGCAAGCGAAGCAACCCAGTTAATGTCTGCACCACCAGAAGTCTAACAGAACTTCTGATATCCTCTTGCCAATGCGTACGGTCTGCCCCCCCCTCAGTTTACCAGCTGCCTCTGACAGAAGAGCcaaacacagcaggacacagaaTGTATAGCTTGGGAACAGGAACCCAGAAAAGTAATCGGACGATGATGCTTCTTGGGGCAACCGGCACTGGAAAGTCCACTCTCATCAACACAATGATCAACTATATACTTGGTGTTGAGAGAAGCGATGACTTCAGATTTACATTAATTAAAGAGGAACAGACGTCTGAAGTCACTGTCTACAAACTCCACCACCAGGAGGGCTTTAAAATCCCCTTTTCCCTGACTGTGGTTGACACACCAGGGTTTGTGACAAAAGAAGGAGACAAGCTCCTGAGACAGCAGCTGCGCCGACTATTCGCCTCTGACAACGGAGTCTGTGAAATTGATGCAGTTTGTGTTGTAGCTGCATCACAGAAAGATGCGTGTAATTCCCTGTTTTCCATCTTTGGTAAAGATGTGCTGGAGAATATCAGGGTTCTGGTGACATTTGCTGATGGGAAACGCTCCTCAGTTGTAGAGACaataaactctgtgtgtgtcccaTGTCAACAGGGAGAGACCAACAAACCCACAGATCACTTCAAATTCAACAGTTCAGCACtgtttgaatgtaaatgttcagGGTCTGAGCCAGTCGAGGAGGATGACAGCATTAATGAAGTGTTTTGGAGcataaatgtgaaaaactgGAAGAGGTTCTTTGCTGATTTGGGTCAAATGACCACCAAAACTTTGGTTCTGACAGAGGAGGTCCTTCAactgagagaggagctggaggatgcaGTCGATAAACTGCAGACGCTAAAACAGGGGTCGATAAAACAAGAATGTGAGACAGAGCTCACCAGAGCCCAGAACCTAGAGGTTGGTGTTTTCTTAGGCGGAGGTTTCTTGACCCACCTGCAGTGTCACTTTGTTGATATGGGTCAATGCTTCTCTCAGGGTTCAGACAGAGGCCCAAGGCCA